The following is a genomic window from Desulfofarcimen acetoxidans DSM 771.
TCGTTTTTAGTTTGAAAAACTTTCTGCATTTTTTCTACAATGCCTTTGTGCATTTTGGCAAAGTCATCACTGCGGTGACCGAACATAGGCCGGGACATAGCTGCAAAAACCGTAGGCGGTACAGGTGTCGGGCCCGGAATCAATAAATACTGCTTGTCTTTCATGAAAGTTACCTCTCCTTCCAAATCTACCATTGTTTTTACTAAATAAAACAGTTACCCTATGTATAAGTCAAATATTGGTAACTGCTAAAAATAAAATAAACCTCTTATCCCAGATACCAGGGACGAGAGGTTTTTCCCGCGTTGCCACCCTAATTGATCAAGAGTTTAACAACAGATTTATTCTACCGCTAAACCTTAATCCAGCTTAAATGACTGTATAACGGCAGTCAACCGTAGCTGCTTAGTATTCTTTCGCAGTCCTCTTAGGGGCGGAATTCATTAAACGGCTATACCGGTTCACACCAACCACCGACTCTCTGTCAAAACCGTTTTAAGTACTTTTCCCCTGCATCAAGTTTTTGATATTAATTTCACAATCAGATTTTACTATATAATATTAGCTTTTGCAAGACATGAAACATATTTTTTTAGAGAAATATATTAACAGGCTATTTAGCGGGCAATAACCAAGTATTTAACAGCAAGAGTATTACCTACAGCTTATACATCTCTGTCATTCCCTGCAATCTTTCGGCCATGCTGGTTAACTCCTGAGCCGAGCTTGAGACCTGTTCAACATTGGCATTTGTTTGCTGACTGGCTGCAGCTAAACTTTGTGCCATATTCGAAGTGTTTTCCGTTCCTTTGGATATTTCATCTACCATTGATGACACTTGTTCAATTTCTTCAATTAATTTAGATAATACATTTCCGGTTTGCTCCGATACGCTAACCCCATCTTTTACAACAGTGGTAACCTCCTCCATGGAATTTACCGCTAACCCGGTTTGATCCCGTATCTCCCTCACTATATCGGCAATATCTTTAGTGGCACTGGCTGATTGTTCGGCCAGTTTACGAACCTCTTCAGCCACCACGGCAAATCCTCTGCCGGCATCTCCTGCTCTGGCCGCTTCAATGGCTGCATTTAAGGCCAATAAGTTAGTCTGACTGGCAATATTAGTGATAACATCTAAAATCAAACCTATCTCATGAGATTTTTTGGCCAGATCGGTGATCACCGTTGTACTGTCAACTACACTACTGTTAATCAAATTCATCTTCTGCATAGTGCTTTCTACAGCCTGACTGCCCTGTCTTGCATTATCAGACATCTCGACAGCTGTAAGATTAACCTGACTTGTACTGGAATTTTGCTCATCTACAGTTACAGCCAACTGATTAATGGTAGCAACTACTTCTTGAACAGCAGAAGTAACCTGCTCCGAGGTGGCAGACAACTCTTCGCTGTGTGCGGCCAGATTAGTCGAAGATTCTTTAATTTCCAGAACCATTTTTCTTACTGAAATAAGCATTTTATTAAAGGCTGTTCTTAAAATACCTATTTCATCATTTGAATTAACAACCAGTTGTCTCTCAGTTAAATCATTCTGCTCGGACATTTTGTACATCTCTTCTGTGGTTTCTATAATAGGTTTTGTAATCATCCTAGTTAGCAAAACTGCAATTACCATTGCCAGTACAATCGCTGCAATAGCAAATATAATAATTAAATTTTTTGCTGAATTTGCATGATTATTAATTGAGCCAACTACATTAGCAATTTCTTCATTTTTCTGAGCATAATAATCATTTAGCAGCTTTTGTGTTTCCTGGTAGTTACTTAATACGGTCATTCCTCCGTCTTTTGCCGCTTCAATATCTCCTGCCTTAACTGACGGTATCACATTTTCAATACATATCCTTGTATACTCATCATTGCTATTTTTTATTTTTGTCATAATATCTTTATCTTTTTGCTGCTGGGTCGCATTAATAATTTGCACTTCTAAATCTGACGATTTTTTAGAAACATCAACAAATTGTTGTGCAAATTTATCGTCACCATAAATCATATAGGCACGCAGCGACATTACCTGCTCATCTATAGACTTGGATAGTTCAACTGTATCATAATATTGGGGCAGCATATTTTTGTCTAACTCAACTATTTCACTGTTAATATCAGTAAATTGTATAACTGCAATTAATGATGCAATTGAAGCAATTAATAAAACTAAGACAAAGGAAGTTATTATTTTGGAAGTTAATTTTAAATTAATTAATTTCATAAATTGCCTCCTCGTTAATTATTTAGCAACTAAATTGTAATTGATTTATTACAATCTAATTTACTTTTATTGACTTATAAAACCCATTTTCGCTGGGTGACGAAATAATAAGCAATATACTTTGTCGATTAAGTCTATTATAGCAACTACGATTGAAAAAACTCTGAGAAGGGTCTGAGAAACTGCTGAGAGTTATAATAGTCAAATACTAAACGGCTACCGGCCAAAACCAATAGGTTTATTGATGGCTGAAAGCCATTAGTTGTGGCTAAAGCCGGTTAAATGCAGCTAGTAACCCATACAAAATGATATTTTATGTCATACACTGACTAACTATTTTTTTATATTTTGTAACATAATTCATGTCTAAACAAATGATATCCTTGTGCTTATCAAAATAATTGTAGCTTCGCACACAACCTGCCAGGAATTTTTCTCAAAATGTGTGAGAAAAATTCCTGGCAGGTTTCTTCAAGTAGTTGCATAAAATTACGTGAGGGCATAATTAAATGCCCCCACATTTTTCGGCTATTTAATAGATTATGTTTGCATGGTACCGCAACTATATTTTCTGCCCAGTCTTACCGTGTCTGGCTGGCCTATGCGCTCCAATTACTCCAGTATCTCACCAAATATTTTTGTTAAGTTTTTAGATATATTTGGATACAAGTTCTCAACGGCTACTTTTTCTGGTATAGCCTTTTTCTCTTTATCCATCTTTTGCACTAAACTCCGCAATACATCAATAAACTCTTCTCGCGGAATAAACTTAGCCAATATAGCAATTCTCCTGTCTCGCCGAGCTTTATTTTGTCTGTTTATCAACATAAAATATCCCGGCATATATCCAAAAGTTTCAATCCCTTTTCCATTGCCACCCCCTTACCGCTTTGATATACTTGTCTAAATGATTATAGACATGTCCAATTGTATTAAGCTGCGCCGTCTGGCCATATCTCTTTAACTGTTTTTCCAATGGCCTCGGCTATATATGGTCTAATTCGGTATCCCCTATTTCTGCCCGTGCTGTTTATGGCGTGGTGGACATAAGCGGGGGTGACGCCGGCTTCTTTTGCGATATCTACTATCTTTATTCCTTTTAGAACCATTAGCGCCCTGATCTCTCGCGGCGTTAAGCCTCTGCCTTTACCCATTGTCAGTCCTCCTTTCGTGTTTAGGCTGGGATATGTCTAAAAAATATTAGTTCTTGGATATAATGATAACATGGCTAAGACATATTATCAATACGACTTAATGCGACTT
Proteins encoded in this region:
- a CDS encoding methyl-accepting chemotaxis protein; its protein translation is MKLINLKLTSKIITSFVLVLLIASIASLIAVIQFTDINSEIVELDKNMLPQYYDTVELSKSIDEQVMSLRAYMIYGDDKFAQQFVDVSKKSSDLEVQIINATQQQKDKDIMTKIKNSNDEYTRICIENVIPSVKAGDIEAAKDGGMTVLSNYQETQKLLNDYYAQKNEEIANVVGSINNHANSAKNLIIIFAIAAIVLAMVIAVLLTRMITKPIIETTEEMYKMSEQNDLTERQLVVNSNDEIGILRTAFNKMLISVRKMVLEIKESSTNLAAHSEELSATSEQVTSAVQEVVATINQLAVTVDEQNSSTSQVNLTAVEMSDNARQGSQAVESTMQKMNLINSSVVDSTTVITDLAKKSHEIGLILDVITNIASQTNLLALNAAIEAARAGDAGRGFAVVAEEVRKLAEQSASATKDIADIVREIRDQTGLAVNSMEEVTTVVKDGVSVSEQTGNVLSKLIEEIEQVSSMVDEISKGTENTSNMAQSLAAASQQTNANVEQVSSSAQELTSMAERLQGMTEMYKL
- a CDS encoding helix-turn-helix domain-containing protein yields the protein MGKGRGLTPREIRALMVLKGIKIVDIAKEAGVTPAYVHHAINSTGRNRGYRIRPYIAEAIGKTVKEIWPDGAA